The genomic interval TCGGTCTCGGCGCAAGGGCAGGGCGCCCCCGATCCGGCGGCACGCGAGGCCTACGCGATGCACGCCCACGGCGCGGTCTTCGCCGAGGTCACCGTCGATCCCGATCTCGGCCAGATCCGCGTCACCCGGCTCGTCGGTGCTTTCGCCGCCGGCCGGATCGTCAACCCGCGCCTCGTCACGAGCCAGTACTACGGCGGGATGATCTGGGGCGTGTCCTTCGCGCTCCACGAAAACGCCGCGGTCGATCCCCGCTCGGGCCGGGTGATGAACGCCAATCTCGGCGAGTACCATGTGCCCGTGAACGCCGACGTGCCGTCGATCGAGGCGATCCTCGTCGACGAGCACGACCCGCACGTGAACCCGCTCGGCATCAAGGGCGTCGGCGAGATCGGTATCACCGGTACAGCGGGCGCCATCGCCAACGCGGTGTATCACGCGACGGGGATCAGGGTGCGCAAGACGCCGATCACGCTGGACCGATTGCTGGGTTGATCGGCGCTTCCAAGACACCGCCCTCATCCTGAGGTGCCGCGAAGCGGCCTCGAAGGATCCTCCAGATCCCGCGCGATCCCTGGAAGATCCTTCGAGGCCCGCTGACGCGGGCACCTCAGGATGAGGATCAGGATGGGAGAAGTGGGGTCAGATGGTTTCGCCTGACGGCGAGCCGGGGCGATGCAAATCGACGGCTTCCTCCAGAAGCGTCAGTGCCTCCGCCACCGACAACCGCCGGATCTCGGCCCGGCCCGGATCGCCGAAACGCCGCTCGACGTGGCGGGTGGAGCCGCCCTTCACGGCGAGCCCGAAATGCACGAGGCCGACCGGCTTGGCGTCACTGCCGCCGCCCGGCCCGGCGATGCCGGTCACCGAGACCGCCACGTCCGCGTGTGACGCGGCGAGCGCGCCTTCCGCCATGGCGCGGGCGACCGGCTCGCTCACCGCGCCGTGCGCCGCGATGAGGTCCATCGGCACGCCGATCGATTCGGCCTTCGCCTCGTTGGAATAGGTGACGAAGCCGCGCTCCACCACCGCCGAGGAACCGGGCACTGCCGTGAGCAGCCCGGCCACGAGACCGCCGGTGCAGGACTCGGCGGTCGCGATGCGTTGGCCCGCTGCCGCGTAGGCCCGCACCAGCGCCTCGGCGCGGGCCAGCAAAGCGGCGTCTTCGATCACGAACGGCGCTCGTTGGTCTCCGCCTCGGTCTCCAGCTCCGCGCAGACCTCCGGCAGCCGCACCGTCGCGGCGGCTTGGGCGGCGAGGCCCTCGGCGCGCCCGACGAAGCCGAGCTTTTCCGTGGTGGTCGCCTTGATCGAAACAGAGGAGAGCGGCACGCCTGCGATCTCGGCGATGCGGGCGCGGATGGCCTCGCGGTGCTGGCCGATGCGGGGGGCTTCCGCGAGCACCGTGATGTCGAGATGGTCGATCTTGCCGCCGCGCGCGCGCACCAATTCGCAGGCATGGGCCAGGAACTGATCGGAGGCCGCCCCGCGCCACTTCTCGTCGGAGGGCGGGAAATGCGTGCCGATGTCGCCGTCGGCGATGGCGCCGAGCAGCGCGTCGGTGAGCGCGTGCAGAGCCACGTCGCCGTCGGAATGGGCGAGCACGCCCCGGTCGGCGGGGATCTTCACGCCACCGAGCCAGACATGGTCGCCCTCCGTGAAGGCGTGGACGTCGAAGCCGGTGCCGAGGCGGGTCACGTAGGTGGTCATGGGGTCATCCGATATCGCGGGCGCAGGTTCAGAGAAAGACCGTCCGGAGAATGCCCGATCGGCCTCGATCAGGTCCGCGGCCTGGGTGATCTTGCGGTTTCGCGCGTCGCCCTCGAACACCACGACCGGCAGCCCGGCCCATTCGGCGAGCGCCCCGTCATCGGTGAAGCCATCGCGGCCCTCGGCGACGGCTCGGCGATGCGCATCGAGAAGCAGACCGAAGCGGAAGCTCTGCGGGGTCTGCACGGCGCGAAGATTTTCGCGAGCCGGGGTTTCGTGGACGCGGCCGATGCCCGGCGCGATCTCCGCCACGAGCTTGATCGTGTCGGAGACCGCGATGCCCGGCACCGATGCGCCGTGCTCGGAGCCGGCTGCGACCGCGCGGGCGATCAACGCCTCGTCCACGAAGGGCCGCGCCGCGTCGTGGACGAGCACGAGATCGGGCGCGCCTAAGCGGGCGAGCCCTTCGAGCCCGGCCGCCACCGATTGCTGGCGCGTCGCCCCGCCCGGCACCGGCTCGGCGAGTTTTTCACGCTGCGCCGGCTCGAGATCGGCAAGGCATTCGCGATAGAAGTCCTGCGCATCCGGCGCGATCACCGGCTGGATGCGGGTGATGCGGGGCGATTGCGCCAGCGCCGCAAGCGTCCGCGTCAGGACGGCTCGGCCGCCGACGCGGCGATATTGCTTGGGTAAATCGCCGCCGACGCGCAGGCCCTTGCCGGCCGCCACCACGACCGCCGCCACCGATTTACGCCCCGATCCCTGCCCAGGCGGCCGCGCGGCTTGGTCGGACATGCTGGGCCTCGAATGGAAATCATCTGGGGATGGATGGGGATCACCGCGTCCTTATGCGTCAAGATGCGCGAAGGCAAACGCAGCAGGCGCTTGCGTCCGCCCGCCATTTGGCTACTTATTGAGCACAATGACACGTGACCATTATTTGAGCGCACTGCGTGGGGCTGACGATCCGGGGGCGAAGAGCCCGCCGGTCCTGCTGGCACCGCTGTCGGGCGTCACCGACCTCCATATGCGCCGTCTCGCCCAGCGGCTCGGTGCCAGCGCGGTGGTCTCCGAGATGGTC from Methylobacterium sp. AMS5 carries:
- a CDS encoding CinA family protein: MIEDAALLARAEALVRAYAAAGQRIATAESCTGGLVAGLLTAVPGSSAVVERGFVTYSNEAKAESIGVPMDLIAAHGAVSEPVARAMAEGALAASHADVAVSVTGIAGPGGGSDAKPVGLVHFGLAVKGGSTRHVERRFGDPGRAEIRRLSVAEALTLLEEAVDLHRPGSPSGETI
- a CDS encoding bifunctional 2-C-methyl-D-erythritol 4-phosphate cytidylyltransferase/2-C-methyl-D-erythritol 2,4-cyclodiphosphate synthase, coding for MSDQAARPPGQGSGRKSVAAVVVAAGKGLRVGGDLPKQYRRVGGRAVLTRTLAALAQSPRITRIQPVIAPDAQDFYRECLADLEPAQREKLAEPVPGGATRQQSVAAGLEGLARLGAPDLVLVHDAARPFVDEALIARAVAAGSEHGASVPGIAVSDTIKLVAEIAPGIGRVHETPARENLRAVQTPQSFRFGLLLDAHRRAVAEGRDGFTDDGALAEWAGLPVVVFEGDARNRKITQAADLIEADRAFSGRSFSEPAPAISDDPMTTYVTRLGTGFDVHAFTEGDHVWLGGVKIPADRGVLAHSDGDVALHALTDALLGAIADGDIGTHFPPSDEKWRGAASDQFLAHACELVRARGGKIDHLDITVLAEAPRIGQHREAIRARIAEIAGVPLSSVSIKATTTEKLGFVGRAEGLAAQAAATVRLPEVCAELETEAETNERRS